The DNA window TTAAACGTTCTTTTTCTTCTTTAGACTCAATCTTTTGAGAGATTGAAATTCGATCAGAAAATGGCACTAAAACAATATAACGACCAGCAATAGATAACTCGCTACTAATACGAGGACCTTTGGTTGAAATTGGTTCTTTTACAATTTGTACTAATAGAGATTGATTTGATTTTAAAGCGTTAGCAATGCTTCCGTTTTTATCAATATCTTTCTCAAACTGAAAATTTTTCAGTAAAAAATCGGTATGTCTACCTGCGCTTACACGTTTAACGAATTTTAAAAGAGAAGGTAATTTTGGTCCTAAATCATGATAATGCAAAAAGGCATCTTTTTCATAACCTACATTTACAAATGCAGCATTTAGACCAGGAACAGCTTTACGTATTTTGGCAATAAATATATCACCAACGGCAAAGTTGTTATCATCTTCATCTTTGTGTAACTCGATAAGTTTTCCATCTTTTAATAAGGCAAAATCAACAATATCAGAACTCGATCGTATAATCAATTCTTTTTCCATGTTGTTAATTTTAATCTATTTTGATTCATTTCAAAACAGATGGATTTTATTTTGACACAGGATGTTAAATCCAGTAAACTCATGCACTACGAAGGTATACGTAATGAAAACTCATGAATTTTATATCAAAGAACGTTGTTTTTAAAATTAAGAAAAGTAGTTAAAAAACTACTTTTCTTAATTTATTTCTTCTTGTGACGATTAGCACGTCTACGTTTCTTACGCTTGTGCGTCGCTACCTTGTGTCTTTTTCTTTTTTTACCACTTGGCATAAATAAGTCTTTTTAAATTAATATTTCTTTTTAATGTCTTAGTTGACCTCAACATTGGTCTTAACACCTTCAACAAATACTTTTGCAGGTTTAAATGCAGGAATATTATGAGCAGGTATTTTTATTGTTGTATTTTTTGAAATGTTACGTCCAGTTTTTTCAGCTCTTGTCTTTACGATAAAACTTCCAAAACCTCTTAGGTATACGTTATCTCCTCCTTCTAATGAAGATTTAACTTCTTCCATGAATGTTTCAACTGTTGCTTGAACATCTCCTTTCTCAATTCCTAATTTATCAGAAATTTTAGCTACTATATCAGCCTTTGTCATTGTTATTAATTTTTAGGGTTATCTATTAATTATAAGGGATGCAAATATAGGTAATTTAATTTCAATATTTCAAGCGTAATTAATTAAAATTTAACCTTATAAAGATTTATTTTTGC is part of the Psychroserpens ponticola genome and encodes:
- a CDS encoding HU family DNA-binding protein, translated to MTKADIVAKISDKLGIEKGDVQATVETFMEEVKSSLEGGDNVYLRGFGSFIVKTRAEKTGRNISKNTTIKIPAHNIPAFKPAKVFVEGVKTNVEVN